A window of the Plasmodium vivax chromosome 12, whole genome shotgun sequence genome harbors these coding sequences:
- a CDS encoding hypothetical protein, conserved (encoded by transcript PVX_117585A) — MNDQEEEKKGGGEKAAKKSISIRFDGDEMDIPVEKTRGEKQDGRARDDFHASRDKNGHANTNGSTQVDQGLSKKNDTTEAKEKLLIFKNYIQREAEKSSEERKEQPNKGGSSPLKEQQPSKEPNGSKKDHQPSKEPHGADEDEFEIPIHRKKRNQRTDFLSESFFKNKDYEEEEEREENKRLHILDIFNYHDFPVNLFGRKKTKTKNKEKKFVIEFVDTYNDDFVKKNINNNLIFESIGVCKGISFLHINKNINVNCLGSKDNNAFYFYKMIPFDKIYSKDAISKMLSSKMLSSKMLSSKSAPPKNEDTRQQSIRKGHQVRSHLERAHQNEESNPLWKNYNMIKNYLFNKKKEKKTLYNDLYLSPYEKNLKSSICIGTHIYSKERAVKKCFGLLIEQNVYSGDQPQDENSSVNKNLENLYFDFPFYRNQISFKPIYYPYKNIPIVSHSFQSYFKNIQWEKMNKLRDAQFYYDVKNSFFNFSRDVYLTTKGAIRHFDSPKDFIFQTANRMKDINFQMKKICERSFYIVHDSVMKLSKVSKSS; from the exons atgaatgaccaggaggaagaaaaaaaaggggggggagaaaaagcagcaaaaaagaGCATCAGCATTCGTTTTGACGGAGATGAAATGGACATTCCTGTTGAGAAGACTCgcggggagaagcaggaCGGGCGGGCGAGGGATGATTTCCACGCGAGCAGAGATAAGAACGGACATGCCAATACAAATGGAAGCACCCAGGTGGACCAAGGCCTGTCGAAAAAGAATGACACAACGGAGGCCAAGGAAAAGTTGCTAATCTTTAAGAACTACATTCAAAGGGAGGCAGAAAAGAGCAGCGAAGAGAGGAAAGAGCAACCcaacaaagggggaagtagCCCCCTAAAGGAACAGCAACCAAGTAAAGAGCCAAATGGCTCGAAGAAGGATCATCAACCCAGTAAAGAGCCACATGGCGCAGATGAGGACGAGTTCGAAATCCCCATacacaggaaaaaaaggaaccagCGCACTGACTTTTTAAGTGaaagcttttttaaaaataaagattatgaagaggaggaggagcgggaggaaaacaaaagatTGCACATACTGGACATCTTCAACTATCATGATTTCCCtgtaaatttatttgggagaaaaaaaacgaaaacaaaaaataaggaaaaaaaatttgtcaTCGAGTTTGTAGACACATATAATGAcgattttgtaaaaaaaaacattaacaaCAATCTTATATTTGAGTCCATAGGGGTATGTAAaggaatttcctttttgcacataaacaaaaatattaatgtaaACTGCCTAGGGTCCAAAGACAACAatgcgttttatttttacaaaatgataCCATTCGATAAGATTTACTCCAAGGATGCCATCAGCAAAATGTTAAGCAGCAAAATGCTAAGCAGCAAAATGCTAAGCAGCAAAAGTGCGCCCCCCAAAAATGAGGACACAAGACAGCAGAGTATTAGGAAAGGACACCAAGTGAGGAGCCATTTGGAGAGAGCGcaccaaaatgaggaaagtaatcccctttggaaaaattataacatgataaaaaattacctttttaataaaaaaaaagaaaaaaaaaccttgtATAACGATTTATATTTATCCCCCTatgaaaagaatttaaaatcAAGTATATGTATAGGGACTCATATAtactccaaagaaagggccGTGAAAAAATGCTTCGGGTTGCTAATAGAGCAAAACGTATACTCCGGTGATCAACCCCAGGATGAAAATTCATCTGtcaataaaaatttggaaaatttgtactttgattttccattttatagAAACCAAATAAGCTTCAAACCTATTTACTACCCGTATAAGAATATCCCCATTGTGAGCCACTCTTTCCAgagttattttaaaaatatccagtgggaaaaaatgaacaagttGAGGGATGCTCAGTTTTACTACGACGTAAAAAACagcttcttcaatttttcaaGGGACGTTTACTTGACGACCAAGGGGGCCATTAGGCACTTCGATTCGCCCAa GGACTTCATCTTCCAAACCGCCAACCGAATGAAGGACATCAACTTCCAGATGAAGAAGATTTGCGAAAGGTCGTTTTACATAGTGCACGATTCCGTGATGAAACTGAGTAAGGTTTCCAAAAGTTCTTAA
- a CDS encoding hypothetical protein, conserved (encoded by transcript PVX_117580A) yields MNKKVHDMDKSKGQKKLQKDVRSSDFKKTGKIFKYEKNDLKKRSFGVNKNWKSKINNTYGREEKKGSSKRFNSNNHGTGNYSSGGGRNSTPPMNNRKPVCDFENLVDDVVENKISLKKTDEQFIANLKKLYSVNHVWFSLKKNLEHIVSKYVLKKGKKNLQYDNVNFYLRKMRRRQRKRGKTTENENQNENQNEEEAPGSENDEQKYHQLAKNQHNKMLLLTPEDMIFQLDEEAKEISLNSKMWKSKIKQLLKKKISANEEKKNAANANEDDFAEKSRTIDYCDVPVCLRRLYELGNEYKDSGNYGVGGNNASSGGSPSSYHHRGGKIKLKLLLKRKVNMSSVYNLLYDIGLNLMCEYYKIYVEKYSEDEEKIHLEIIHNKSNIFTDRINNMVVLFKKNPLVYILYVKILLDYYKMREDVFIRKSILECLKHVFMFILPSESLETLEENNRAVVNYILNVLFNRFNFKDYNFSSFYFFLNSLLYIYALENFTKKLYLQYIFILKNAMYSSIPSIFFVSANNIKEFCLKKRENKFANLNILLEGYLSITKGNPLLLNILKRLITMENMQHYIVFYLFEEVLSNLRCCVEKIMQSLKNGDRENVLNEKLKNEIVNMNRSLFILYKIKSNSFNDITENIIYFATYIFEMFSKNVFELFDKRNILLKEWSIDKMSYIKYTSVEGESCESGKAPKDDSKCAAGGNLREDQPVYGICQVAPHNLSRTGQLEKRAPTNGEFSTKEEESNWSNGSTTKLVGVPSNSQSAHSDNSSAIGASTRETNVISGEEFREGSEDPLGGGDQMGKEVQNGAPNGASNGTQVAAQTAAQTAAHCGPPNRPPRGGKHPERPKKTADDGSFHKHCLYGYLSKTILKVLSSILVNNIYFIIYNRCILLKNQSSSGGGSEKAAEEKYLHSLNILSLLKIIKSVESYKIKINFLTIMFLLLYSSNQIDDNIYCYFYSILRNSNYYESDHTYNFYGLLTVLILTDRNLIRNVSFIKRIFQHSIHSKEPWTQLFSLMMIRYLVLKKNILMKFLFNDENSLFAQNLDNAKNAYLVKFHKYHKGEKNPTVNDEMFLYNKSVNNPLDSNSILTHFYEFYNFSSLLNDNFMNVLFEFRNITIFNYNFIQMNKFSVYKSGFANKTFLRSNPLLGEPGRASGPTVSGGAASEDKLDANEGGSFEKNPPEGKNADEKAPLQNGNDDDDDDDIVINVKTNRQWRNTQMSGTANGLVPSVRAPIPPPPIMNETTINNKAGNWSQLSAKQRPPEPPPSVHDSSFTYPYAYRYETKDVINILDKLSLEYKSAQEQVNMLNIFNNFMHDSCINEKREKNEPVKTQGMFKLMKNPYQKYFYDILNAYNNNSFKKFKDKYQVRRKKRVDDVSGARGTSEEDDDSTGSVLDEEQEEDEFLDDYINKNFDVGRDLDDDVFLPDQMKQKKKRKKSEQDHFSKDKNFKNISKKKKEQQADAPTDDVMEFSDFAKLKRKKKKKSD; encoded by the coding sequence atgaataaaaaggtGCACGATATGGACAAAAgtaaagggcaaaaaaaactgcaGAAGGATGTAAGAAGTTCGGACTTTAAGAAAACGGGAAAGATCTTCAAATACGAGAAGAACGACTTAAAGAAAAGGAGCTTCGGCGTTAACAAGAACtggaaaagtaaaatcaACAATACGTACGGaagagaggaaaagaaagggaGCAGCAAACGATTTAATAGTAACAACCATGGAACAGGCAATTATTCCagtggaggggggaggaactcCACTCCTCCGATGAACAATAGGAAACCTGTATGTGACTTTGAGAACCTCGTTGACGACGttgtggaaaataaaataagcttaaaaaaaacggatgAGCAGTTTATTGCCAACTTGAAGAAGTTATACAGCGTAAACCACGTCTGGTTctccttaaaaaaaaacctggAACATATTGTATCGAAAtatgttttgaaaaaagggaaaaagaatCTCCAGTACGATAATGTAAATTTCTATTTGAGGAAGATGCGGAGGAGGCagagaaaaagggggaagacgaCAGAAAATGAGAACCAAAATGAGaaccaaaatgaggaagaagccCCTGGTAGTGAGAACGACGAGCAGAAGTACCACCAACTGGCGAAGAACCAACATAATAAAATGCTTTTGCTAACCCCGGAGGATATGATCTTCCAGCTTGATGAGGAGGCCAAAGAAATTTCCCTAAACagcaaaatgtggaaaagtaaaataaagcagctattgaaaaagaaaatatccgccaatgaggaaaagaaaaatgctgCCAATGCTAATGAGGATGATTTTGCGGAGAAGTCCCGGACGATCGATTATTGCGATGTGCCAGTTTGCCTGCGAAGGTTGTACGAGCTTGGAAACGAGTATAAAGATAGCGGCAACTACGGCGTTGGTGGGAATAATGCCAGTAGTGGAGGCAGCCCCAGTAGTTACCACCACCGAGGGGGCAAAATAAAGCTCAAACTGCTGCTAAAAAGGAAGGTAAACATGAGCAGCGTGTATAACCTGCTCTACGACATTGGCCTAAACCTAATGTGCGAATACTACAAAATTTACGTGGAAAAGTATTCAGAAGATGAGGAAAAGATCCACCTGGAAATTATCCACAACAAGAGCAATATCTTTACCGATCGAATTAACAACATGGTTGTGCTGTTTAAGAAAAACCCACTAGTGTACATCctgtatgtaaaaattttgctaGATTATTACAAAATGAGGGAAGACGTATTCATTAGGAAATCCATTTTGGAGTGCTTAAAACATGTGTTCATGTTTATTTTGCCAAGTGAGAGCTTAGAAACTTTGGAGGAGAATAACAGAGCGGTTgttaattacattttaaatgtcCTATTTAACCGATTCAACTTTAAAGATTATaatttctcttccttttatttcttcctaaATTCGTTACTCTACATATACGCCCTTGAAAATTTCACGAAAAAGCTGTACCTACagtacattttcattttgaaaaatgccATGTACAGCTCAATACCGAGTATCTTCTTCGTGTCAGcgaataatataaaagaattttgtttaaaaaaaagggagaataAATTCGCAAATCTGAACATCCTTCTCGAGGGGTACTTATCAATTACCAAGGGAAATCCGCTCCTTCTAAATATCCTCAAACGTTTAATAACCATGGAAAATATGCAACACTATATCGTTTTTTACCTCTTCGAAGAGGTATTATCCAATTTAAGATGCTGCGTGGAGAAAATCATGcaatctttaaaaaatggagacagggaaaatgtattaaatgaaaagttGAAGAACGAAATTGTCAACATGAACAGGtcattattcattttgtacaAAATTAAGAGCAACTCTTTTAATGACATTACGGAAAATATCATCTACTTTGCTACCTACATTTTTGAGATGTTCTCGAAGAACGTTTTCGAGCTTTTCGATAAGAGGAATATCCTGCTCAAGGAATGGAGCATAGACAAAATGAGCTACATTAAATATACCTCTGTAGAGGGGGAAAGTTGCGAAAGTGGGAAAGCGCCAAAGGATGACTCTAAATGCGCTGCTGGTGGGAACCTGCGGGAGGACCAACCAGTGTATGGCATTTGCCAGGTGGCCCCCCACAACTTATCTCGAACGGGCCAACTGGAAAAAAGAGCCCCAACGAATGGAGAATTCTCCACCAAGGAGGAAGAGTCCAACTGGAGCAATGGAAGCACCACGAAGCTTGTGGGCGTGCCTAGCAACAGCCAGTCCGCGCACAGCGATAATTCCTCGGCCATCGGCGCGAGTACTAGAGAGACGAACGTGATCAGCGGGGAGGAGTTCCGCGAAGGCAGTGAAGACCCCCTTGGAGGGGGggaccaaatggggaaggaaGTCCAAAATGGAGCCCCCAATGGAGCTTCAAATGGAACCCAAGTGGCTGCCCAAACGGCTGCCCAAACGGCTGCCCATTGTGGACCCCCCAATAGGCCCCCCCGCGGAGGCAAACACCCTGAGCGCCCCAAAAAAACGGCGGACGACGGCTCCTTCCACAAGCACTGCCTGTACGGATACCTGAGCAAAACTATTCTGAAGGTGCTTTCCAGTATCCTGGTGAACAACATCTACTTCATCATTTACAACCGGTGCATTCTGCTGAAAAATCAGAGCAGCTccggagggggaagcgagaAGGCAGCGGAGGAGAAGTACCTGCACAGCTTAAACATTCTCTCcttgttaaaaataataaaaagtgtGGAGTcctacaaaataaaaattaatttcctCACCATCATGTTCCTGCTTTTGTATTCATCCAACCAGATTGACGATAATATCTACTGCTACTTCTATAGCATTTTAAGAAATTCAAATTATTACGAAAGTGATCACACGTACAATTTCTACGGGCTGCTAACAGTGCTAATACTTACGGACAGAAATTTAATAAGAAATGttagttttataaaaagaatttttcaaCACAGCATTCATTCGAAGGAACCATGGACCCAGTTGTTCTCCCTGATGATGATACGCTAtttagttttaaaaaaaaacatcctcatgaaatttttgtttaacgaTGAAAATAGCttatttgcacaaaatttaGATAATGCCAAAAATGCCTACTTGGTAAAGTTTCACAAATAccataaaggggaaaaaaatccaaCCGTCAATGATGAGATGTTCCTTTACAATAAATCTGTAAATAATCCGCTGGACTCCAATTCTATACTAACCCACTTTTATgagttttataatttttcttccctgcTGAACGACAATTTTATGAATGTCCTCTTCGAATTTAGGAacataacaatttttaattataattttattcagATGAACAAATTTAGTGTTTACAAAAGTGGCTTCGCGAATAAAACCTTCCTGCGAAGTAATCCCCTTTTGGGCGAGCCAGGGCGGGCAAGCGGCCCAACCGTGAGTGGCGGCGCGGCGAGTGAAGACAAATTAGACGCGAATGAGGGCGGTTCCTTTGAAAAAAACCCGCCcgaggggaaaaacgcaGACGAGAAGGCtcctcttcaaaatggcaatgacgacgacgatgatgacgataTAGTAATCAACGTCAAGACCAATCGGCAGTGGAGGAACACCCAAATGAGTGGCACCGCGAACGGCTTAGTCCCCAGCGTGCGCGCTCCGATCCCCCCCCCACCAATCATGAACGAAACGACGATTAACAACAAAGCAGGTAATTGGTCCCAATTATCCGCGAAGCAACGCCCTCCAGAACCACCCCCCAGTGTACACGATTCGTCTTTTACCTATCCATATGCGTACCGCTACGAAACGAAGGACGTCATTAACATCCTAGATAAGTTATCACTAGAATACAAAAGCGCCCAGGAACAAGTGAACATGctcaacatttttaacaattttatgcaCGACTCGTGTATCAAcgagaaaagagaaaaaaacgagcCAGTGAAAACGCAGGGAATGTttaaattaatgaaaaaccCATaccagaaatatttttacgacATTCTGaatgcatataataataatagttttaaaaaatttaaggaTAAATATCAAGtgagaaggaagaaacgcGTAGATGATGTGAGTGGTGCTCGGGGAACTTCCGAAGAGGATGATGATTCCACGGGGTCAGTCCTGGATGAGGaacaggaggaagacgaattTTTGGATGATtacataaacaaaaattttgacGTAGGCAGAGACCTGGACGATGATGTGTTTTTGCCTGACCagatgaaacaaaaaaaaaaaaggaaaaaaagtgaacaagaTCATTTTTCCAAggacaaaaattttaagaatatttccaaaaagaaaaaggagcagcaaGCTGACGCTCCTACGGATGACGTGATGGAATTTTCAGATTTCGCCAAgctgaaaaggaagaagaagaaaaagagcgACTAA